The genomic stretch ATCCAGGAATTAATGCAATCTGTAAACGGAGTTGTTACATATATTGGAGCCAGTCCATATCCATCTGCGTCAGGAGGGCAAGTTTTTGATGTGGAAGTAACTTTTGATAATCCAGGTGCATTGAAGGATGGGTTGAAAGCCACCGTTTCGGTAAGCACATCATCAGGTAGCCATACAAGTACCGATACAGGAAAAATGGAATATGTAAATGTAAAAAATGTTAAAAGTACTTCCGGCGGAACGGTAAAAAGTATAAATGTAAGGGAAAATTCACATATAAGTGCCGGAAATATTTTAGTTGAACTGGAAAACGATGATTTATCCCTGGCAAAGCAAAACAGCGATCTTAAAATTCTTGATGCAAACGCACAGGTGGAATCAGCTAAGAAACAATTGTCTTACTACAAGGTCTATGCATCAATCGACGGAATAATTATGGATCAGACAAAGAAAGTAGGAGACAATGTAAAGGCAGGAGATTTGCTGGGAAATATCATAGATATGAAAAACCTTCAGTTTGATGTGAATATTGATGAGCTTGATATAGATAAAATTAAGACGGGACAGAAGGTAAATATTACGGTTGATGCCTTAACTGAAACGAATGTAAGGCCATTGACGGGAGAGGTATCCAAGATAGCCTTTGAGGGTACATCATCTAATGGGGTGAGTGTCTATCCCGTTACTATAAAGGTTAATGATATTGATAATCTGAGGATTGGAATGAATGTTAATGCAGAAATAATGGTATTGGAAAAAACCGATATACTAAGAGTGCCTATCGAGGCTGTGACTAGAATGGGAAACAGAAGCAGTGTATGGGTTAGGGGCAATGACTTAGGTCAGGTAAATGAAAACAATCAGAATATAGGTCAAAGCCAGCAAGACAGTGATGTACCAAATAGAAGGCAAAGACAGCAGGCAGGTAATAATCAGGGACAAAGAGGAAACGGAACAGGTAATCCACAAGGAGATCAGGGACCTGGCAATGCAAACAGAATGATGCAAAGAAATCCTGCTATGGCTGACTATTACAAAAAT from Pseudobacteroides sp. encodes the following:
- a CDS encoding HlyD family efflux transporter periplasmic adaptor subunit, whose translation is MRKLSGKIKGLFSRKLIKVLIVLIVLGSVGFGLVKFNIIKIGSKTANTNQQIRTARVERGTISQSVTGSGFIKAANKVDISTSVSGTITKVYFKDKDNIKAGDLLYELDDSDAKLNYEKAKNNLAMNQVTANDNQKSITELNITAPISGRITNLTPKIGDELGRGANILTITDTSKLKIAAPFNASLKNQVQLGHKAVLHIQELMQSVNGVVTYIGASPYPSASGGQVFDVEVTFDNPGALKDGLKATVSVSTSSGSHTSTDTGKMEYVNVKNVKSTSGGTVKSINVRENSHISAGNILVELENDDLSLAKQNSDLKILDANAQVESAKKQLSYYKVYASIDGIIMDQTKKVGDNVKAGDLLGNIIDMKNLQFDVNIDELDIDKIKTGQKVNITVDALTETNVRPLTGEVSKIAFEGTSSNGVSVYPVTIKVNDIDNLRIGMNVNAEIMVLEKTDILRVPIEAVTRMGNRSSVWVRGNDLGQVNENNQNIGQSQQDSDVPNRRQRQQAGNNQGQRGNGTGNPQGDQGPGNANRMMQRNPAMADYYKNAVPKQVALGINNDSYIEVVSGLEEGETVILPPIIASTSQENTQSGFRLGGMGGGMPGGGMGGNFQQRNTTRQSGGQQSGNQQSGNQQSGSQQSGNQRRN